The proteins below come from a single Anderseniella sp. Alg231-50 genomic window:
- a CDS encoding 2Fe-2S iron-sulfur cluster-binding protein: MKITVNGVEHSFDGDLSMPALWYVRDELALSGSKFGCGTGLCGACTIHVDGKAVRGCLVSMQELDGKSVTTIEGLSEDGKHPVQVAWRDQNVPQCGYCQAGQIMQAASLLKSNPKPSDQEILDSMSGNICRCGCYQRIISAVRQASTGA; encoded by the coding sequence ATGAAGATCACCGTAAATGGCGTTGAACATTCGTTCGACGGGGACCTTTCCATGCCGGCACTTTGGTATGTACGCGACGAACTGGCGCTGAGCGGCAGCAAGTTCGGCTGCGGCACCGGCCTTTGCGGCGCCTGCACCATACATGTAGACGGAAAAGCGGTTCGCGGTTGCCTGGTATCAATGCAGGAACTCGACGGCAAGTCCGTCACCACCATCGAAGGGCTGAGTGAGGACGGCAAACACCCTGTCCAGGTAGCATGGCGCGACCAGAACGTGCCGCAGTGCGGTTACTGCCAGGCCGGCCAGATCATGCAGGCAGCTTCCCTGCTCAAGTCCAATCCGAAGCCCAGCGACCAGGAAATTCTCGACTCCATGAGCGGTAACATCTGCAGGTGCGGGTGCTATCAGCGCATCATTTCCGCCGTCCGCCAAGCATCAACGGGAGCGTGA
- a CDS encoding peptidoglycan-binding domain-containing protein: protein MKQHGLSWVLAMSMGMVLATPADAVIVDIDIETEGEPVPGASISFRTPGGKDVPGIKVTEVSEEPEEVEEDEPGRVVELDIPPVRVDEEKPEKERPEKERDPQRETDPDKPGKPRPGRHRVELPDNLVGRDLVVVVTKGDEVVKRDPVRVEQDTSRIAVEAYDPVDARLTIKLAQDKKCRRGKTCNYKLEVSNDGAGIYKGPLFLTGVLHGAVRKPAKQDGWQCAYSGRGKQICHSQVALQPGARQSWTLGARLPRRMSQTSSNCLEIDVFSGEVSGRVNPLLMAVQLGLAGQGMKVGRPDGIMGPKTAAALRQFTEQNDYEGTDDLNDVFTALYGLAPARLGRLGVSGRKHCKRVALYAPPKRKKRVTKIKRRRPQYRDDDDFDDYDDYDDYDDYDRRPNIGIGIGGWNRGFYRGRGNRRRR from the coding sequence ATGAAACAACACGGTCTTTCATGGGTGCTGGCGATGTCGATGGGCATGGTGCTGGCGACGCCGGCAGATGCGGTGATTGTTGATATCGACATTGAAACCGAAGGAGAACCGGTTCCGGGCGCGTCGATTTCGTTTCGAACGCCCGGTGGCAAGGATGTGCCGGGCATAAAGGTGACGGAGGTTTCCGAAGAGCCCGAAGAAGTTGAAGAGGATGAGCCGGGCCGGGTGGTTGAACTGGATATCCCGCCGGTGCGCGTGGACGAGGAAAAGCCAGAGAAAGAGCGTCCCGAAAAGGAACGCGACCCGCAGCGGGAAACCGATCCGGACAAGCCCGGCAAGCCGCGGCCGGGACGTCACCGTGTTGAACTGCCCGACAATCTTGTTGGCCGCGACCTGGTTGTCGTGGTGACCAAGGGCGATGAAGTGGTGAAACGCGATCCGGTGCGGGTCGAGCAGGACACGTCCCGCATCGCTGTCGAGGCTTATGATCCCGTCGATGCCAGGCTGACGATCAAACTGGCGCAGGACAAGAAATGCCGCCGTGGCAAAACCTGCAACTACAAGCTTGAGGTAAGCAATGACGGCGCGGGAATTTACAAGGGTCCGCTGTTTCTGACCGGCGTGTTGCACGGCGCCGTGCGCAAGCCGGCAAAGCAGGACGGGTGGCAGTGCGCCTATAGCGGCCGGGGCAAGCAGATCTGCCATAGCCAGGTCGCGCTTCAACCCGGCGCCAGACAGTCCTGGACCCTGGGCGCCAGATTGCCCAGGCGGATGTCACAGACATCCTCCAATTGCCTGGAGATCGATGTGTTTTCCGGGGAGGTTTCGGGCCGTGTAAATCCACTGCTTATGGCGGTGCAGCTCGGCCTTGCCGGCCAGGGCATGAAGGTCGGACGCCCCGACGGCATCATGGGGCCGAAAACGGCAGCGGCGCTCCGGCAATTTACCGAGCAGAACGACTATGAGGGCACGGATGACCTTAATGACGTGTTCACGGCCCTTTACGGGCTGGCGCCGGCGCGGTTGGGCCGCCTGGGGGTTTCCGGCCGCAAGCACTGCAAGCGGGTAGCGCTGTATGCGCCGCCAAAACGGAAAAAACGGGTTACCAAGATCAAGCGCCGCAGGCCGCAATACCGGGATGACGACGACTTCGACGATTACGATGACTACGACGACTATGATGATTATGACCGGCGCCCGAACATCGGGATCGGCATTGGCGGATGGAACAGAGGCTTTTACCGGGGTCGCGGCAATCGCCGCCGCCGGTAG
- a CDS encoding molybdopterin cofactor-binding domain-containing protein, with translation MLHQLQSFAESSNSTTGQALQAALRKVATTEVNRRGILKGAAGFVLAAHFLPGTAQAFEAYPTQGLNMPNGVRNDPHIFVSIAPDGQVTIIAHRSEMGTGSRTSLPMIIADEMEADWDRVTIVQAEGDEPRYGNQDTDGSRSLRHHIQPCREIGAAVRKMLELAAARKWSVSEDMVEASGHQVTHKTLGTRIGYGDLAEPAMALETPARDQLRFKTEQEFRYIGKGQVPIYDLHDITTGKAVYGADVNLPNMKFAVIARPPVVGATIKSVDDSTALAVPGVEKIVQIPVTPLGSKFKPLGGVAVIAKNTWAALQGRDALKIDWDRGEHGSFNTAGYEKELRASVAQPGASVRNQGDTEAALKSAARTMTYEYYQPHLAHAPMEPPAAVAAYKDGKCEIWAPVQSPYTARTDTAEYLGLKPDAVRVNVTLLGGGFGRKSKADFATEAAFLAREVGGAVKVQWTREDDVRNGYSHTSSVERIDIGLDADNKVTAWRHRSAAPSFLSTFVKDEGNQHEIEIGMGLENLPYALPNVSAEQCKAYAHTRIGWYRSVSNIPRAFAVQSATAELAAELGKDQKDFLIEMIGPDRVLEAKASGLPGKFWNQYEPQKEFPFDTARLRAVAELAADKAGWGRSLPDGEGLGIAVHRSFVSYIAMVVHARVEGGTVKVPEVHVAIDCGFAANPERIRSQMQGACVFGMTTALHLGLTFEDGEVQQGNFNDYEMVRADNFPEVVHTHIVPHPFAVHATGVGEPGVPPFIPALTNAIFNASGKRIRNLPIGDQLA, from the coding sequence ATGTTACATCAACTTCAATCATTCGCGGAAAGCTCCAATTCGACAACCGGCCAGGCACTGCAGGCCGCCTTGCGAAAGGTCGCAACGACAGAAGTCAACCGCCGCGGCATTCTCAAGGGAGCAGCAGGTTTCGTCCTGGCCGCCCATTTCCTGCCGGGCACAGCTCAGGCTTTTGAGGCCTACCCGACGCAAGGCCTGAACATGCCCAACGGCGTGCGCAACGATCCGCATATTTTCGTGTCGATCGCGCCTGACGGACAAGTCACGATCATCGCGCACCGCTCTGAGATGGGCACCGGTTCGCGGACCTCCCTGCCGATGATCATTGCTGACGAGATGGAAGCCGATTGGGACCGTGTCACCATTGTCCAGGCCGAAGGCGATGAACCCAGATACGGCAACCAGGATACCGACGGGTCGCGCAGCCTGCGCCACCACATTCAGCCATGCCGCGAGATCGGCGCCGCCGTCCGCAAAATGCTGGAACTGGCCGCCGCCAGGAAATGGAGCGTCAGCGAAGATATGGTCGAGGCATCCGGCCACCAGGTGACGCACAAGACGCTCGGCACCCGCATCGGCTACGGTGACCTGGCAGAACCGGCCATGGCCCTGGAAACCCCTGCCCGCGACCAGCTCCGGTTCAAGACCGAACAGGAGTTTCGCTATATCGGCAAAGGCCAGGTACCCATTTACGACCTGCACGACATCACCACCGGCAAGGCGGTCTACGGCGCAGATGTGAATTTGCCGAACATGAAATTTGCCGTCATTGCCCGGCCTCCTGTCGTCGGCGCAACCATCAAGTCTGTCGATGACAGCACCGCGCTGGCAGTACCCGGTGTCGAAAAAATCGTGCAAATTCCGGTGACACCGCTGGGGTCGAAATTCAAACCACTGGGTGGCGTGGCCGTGATTGCCAAAAACACCTGGGCCGCCCTGCAGGGCCGCGATGCACTGAAAATCGACTGGGACAGGGGCGAGCACGGGTCGTTCAACACTGCGGGCTACGAGAAGGAACTGCGTGCATCGGTTGCACAACCCGGCGCATCGGTGCGCAATCAGGGCGACACCGAAGCCGCGCTGAAATCAGCTGCCCGTACAATGACCTATGAATACTACCAGCCCCATCTGGCCCATGCGCCGATGGAGCCGCCCGCAGCAGTTGCCGCCTACAAGGACGGCAAGTGCGAGATCTGGGCGCCAGTCCAGAGCCCCTACACGGCACGCACCGACACGGCCGAGTATCTCGGTTTGAAACCGGATGCCGTGCGGGTGAACGTCACCCTGCTCGGCGGCGGGTTCGGGCGCAAGTCAAAGGCTGACTTTGCCACTGAAGCCGCCTTCCTTGCCAGAGAAGTCGGTGGTGCGGTGAAAGTGCAATGGACCCGTGAGGACGATGTCCGCAACGGATACAGCCACACATCTTCGGTCGAGCGCATTGATATCGGCCTGGACGCCGACAACAAGGTAACAGCGTGGCGCCATCGCAGTGCCGCGCCATCGTTCCTGTCGACATTCGTCAAGGATGAGGGCAACCAGCACGAAATCGAAATCGGCATGGGGCTGGAGAACCTGCCCTACGCGCTGCCCAATGTCAGCGCCGAGCAATGCAAGGCATATGCACACACGCGCATCGGCTGGTATCGTTCGGTGTCCAACATTCCTCGCGCCTTTGCGGTCCAGTCGGCAACCGCCGAACTGGCGGCGGAACTGGGCAAGGACCAGAAAGACTTTCTCATCGAAATGATTGGTCCGGACCGCGTCCTGGAAGCCAAGGCGTCCGGCCTGCCGGGCAAGTTCTGGAACCAGTATGAACCGCAAAAGGAATTCCCGTTCGACACTGCGCGCCTGCGTGCGGTTGCGGAACTGGCTGCCGACAAGGCCGGTTGGGGCAGGTCTCTGCCGGACGGTGAGGGTCTTGGCATCGCGGTTCACCGCAGCTTCGTGTCCTATATCGCCATGGTGGTTCACGCCAGGGTGGAAGGCGGCACCGTCAAAGTGCCGGAGGTGCATGTGGCGATCGATTGCGGCTTCGCCGCCAACCCGGAGCGCATCCGTTCGCAGATGCAGGGTGCGTGTGTGTTCGGCATGACCACCGCCCTGCACCTGGGGCTTACCTTTGAAGACGGTGAAGTGCAGCAGGGCAATTTCAACGACTATGAAATGGTGCGTGCCGACAACTTCCCCGAAGTGGTGCACACCCACATCGTGCCGCATCCGTTCGCGGTGCATGCAACAGGTGTCGGCGAGCCGGGAGTGCCGCCTTTCATTCCGGCGCTCACCAATGCCATCTTCAACGCCAGCGGCAAGCGGATTCGCAACCTGCCGATCGGCGATCAGCTGGCTTGA
- a CDS encoding nucleoside transporter C-terminal domain-containing protein — protein sequence MLQSLCGLIVIPLIAWLLCERRAAVPIGQAGKIAAGGIALQFIIAGLFILIPQLSFVFDLLAGAVIALQTATGTGMKFLFGYLAGGPTPFTVTDPGKGFVLALQALPIIVMMSVIARLLYHLGILQKVVGFLAWLLGRSMGVTGPVGTVAAANVFVGMVEAPILARPYLEGASRGALFAMMTTGMATVAGTVMALYAIFLEPVLAGAAGHILLASLMSAPAALVTARLMVPWSSEEDAIDVTEIGEPYKSDSVMEAIATGTTDGVRLVVSVAAMLVVMVALVALVDMALSAATSPFGATVSAQQIFGWVMTPLALLTGIPWSEAAQAGQLIGVKTVLNELLAYLQLADTGTTVLSDRSRLILTYALCGFANFGSLGIMTGGLLALCPDRRVDILSLGPRSLVSGLLATLMTGAVIGVMTPP from the coding sequence ATGCTGCAAAGCCTGTGCGGGCTGATTGTTATTCCGCTCATTGCCTGGCTGCTGTGCGAACGGCGTGCTGCGGTTCCCATAGGCCAGGCCGGCAAGATTGCAGCCGGCGGAATTGCGCTGCAGTTCATCATCGCAGGCCTGTTCATACTGATCCCGCAACTCAGCTTCGTCTTTGATCTGCTGGCAGGCGCCGTCATTGCGCTGCAAACGGCAACCGGCACCGGCATGAAATTTCTGTTCGGATATCTGGCAGGCGGTCCCACACCCTTCACCGTTACAGACCCCGGCAAAGGGTTTGTACTGGCACTGCAGGCATTGCCGATAATCGTAATGATGAGCGTTATTGCGCGACTGCTGTACCACTTGGGCATTCTGCAGAAAGTTGTCGGTTTCCTTGCCTGGCTGCTTGGCCGCAGCATGGGCGTCACCGGTCCGGTAGGCACGGTCGCTGCAGCCAACGTGTTTGTCGGCATGGTGGAAGCACCCATTCTGGCTCGGCCGTACCTTGAAGGCGCCAGTCGCGGCGCGCTGTTCGCCATGATGACCACCGGCATGGCCACAGTCGCCGGCACGGTCATGGCCCTGTACGCAATATTCCTGGAACCGGTACTGGCCGGCGCCGCAGGTCATATCCTGCTGGCTTCACTGATGAGCGCGCCGGCAGCGCTGGTGACCGCCCGTCTGATGGTGCCCTGGTCGAGCGAGGAAGACGCCATCGACGTCACCGAGATTGGCGAACCGTATAAAAGCGATTCGGTCATGGAAGCCATCGCAACCGGCACAACCGACGGCGTCAGGCTTGTGGTGTCGGTTGCCGCCATGCTGGTGGTCATGGTCGCGCTCGTCGCGCTGGTCGACATGGCATTGTCGGCTGCCACATCACCTTTCGGTGCAACCGTTTCAGCACAACAGATATTCGGCTGGGTGATGACACCCCTTGCATTGCTGACCGGCATCCCGTGGAGCGAAGCCGCTCAGGCGGGCCAGCTGATCGGTGTCAAAACCGTTCTCAACGAACTGCTTGCTTACCTGCAACTTGCAGATACCGGCACGACTGTACTGTCGGACCGCAGCCGGCTTATTCTGACTTATGCACTGTGCGGTTTCGCCAATTTCGGCTCACTCGGGATCATGACCGGCGGCCTGCTGGCCCTGTGTCCGGACCGGCGGGTCGACATTCTGTCTCTCGGGCCTCGTTCGCTGGTGTCCGGCCTCTTGGCAACACTGATGACCGGCGCGGTCATCGGTGTCATGACACCGCCATAA
- a CDS encoding pyridoxal-phosphate dependent enzyme, with amino-acid sequence MNDKFAGIGSFPRAELLSGPTPVERLDRLSQQLGIELSIKRDDLTGLGFGGNKVRQLEFYFGAALEKGADTVLITGAVQSNYARTAATAAAKLGLGAVIQMEDRVRGMDAIYNTSGNVLLSRMLGAEFMRYPEGEDEAGADLALRQRAEELSNEGRTPYVIPLGLNNPPLGALGYMKAAEEILQQDDGFDCMVVASGSGLTHFGLLAGLRALGSSIPVHGICVRRDAAAQSQRLATVGTNLDALLNCDPIVDAADILTWDGALEPGYGHVGPPAREAIMMMARQEGLFLDPVYTGKSFAGVPGLVKEGVIAAGARVLFIHTGGQPALFAYQSELEI; translated from the coding sequence ATGAACGACAAGTTTGCCGGGATAGGCAGCTTCCCGAGGGCTGAGTTGCTGTCCGGACCAACGCCTGTCGAACGGCTTGACCGGTTGTCGCAACAACTCGGCATTGAGCTGTCAATCAAGCGGGATGACCTGACCGGGCTTGGTTTTGGCGGCAACAAGGTCAGGCAGCTTGAATTCTACTTCGGTGCTGCTCTTGAGAAAGGCGCCGATACTGTGCTGATCACAGGCGCGGTTCAATCCAACTACGCGCGCACTGCCGCAACAGCTGCCGCCAAGCTTGGGCTAGGTGCTGTAATTCAGATGGAAGATCGCGTGCGGGGCATGGATGCAATCTACAACACATCCGGAAATGTCCTTTTGTCCCGCATGCTGGGCGCGGAATTCATGCGCTATCCGGAAGGCGAGGACGAAGCCGGTGCCGACCTGGCGCTGCGCCAGCGGGCCGAGGAACTGAGCAACGAAGGACGTACGCCCTACGTCATTCCGCTGGGCCTGAACAATCCGCCCCTTGGCGCATTGGGGTACATGAAGGCGGCTGAGGAAATCCTGCAGCAGGACGACGGGTTCGACTGCATGGTGGTTGCCTCGGGAAGCGGCCTGACTCATTTCGGACTGTTGGCCGGCCTGCGCGCACTGGGTTCGAGCATTCCGGTTCATGGCATCTGCGTGCGGCGCGACGCTGCGGCGCAGTCCCAGAGGCTGGCTACGGTGGGCACAAACCTTGATGCGCTCCTGAACTGTGATCCGATTGTTGATGCTGCGGATATCCTGACCTGGGACGGCGCGCTGGAGCCGGGCTATGGCCATGTCGGACCGCCTGCGCGCGAGGCGATCATGATGATGGCGCGTCAGGAAGGATTGTTTCTGGACCCTGTTTACACCGGCAAGAGTTTTGCCGGTGTACCGGGACTGGTAAAAGAAGGCGTGATTGCAGCGGGTGCGCGGGTTCTGTTTATTCACACTGGCGGCCAACCAGCCCTGTTTGCCTACCAGAGCGAGCTTGAAATTTAG
- a CDS encoding S8 family peptidase produces MSFGSIESTVFTRFRRVSWAIPAAILWISGSAPVSAQGFAVSYSDPNLCVASVLYATGRQILETPDRDLTPTPPPSSRPPQTRPEDIPDCVPVPGLTSVPGQPAAVTTEPTPKPPKQAGEDQKQPPVASKPPEEDQPGEKPELGLVKAQDTLVSLILVNEDDGQPLQGATVRLLAPEPDLPGGDTPDADLTGSENYAAGVEGDELGDDGQLLLSVAPQPEDDPGSIKLTEVSEDKTAADAVTPGKPEVTRTARVVRQNPQLVVATAANWTRLPVRLVPQGAKVCVNRNFRIGDNNIHVVSLPGQHIAEFARNASRWQETEFVEADPCRNKEDSKDPLYETSGLWGQKFDNQWAIKRVGFEEEKLPQWPSRLPASTDVTVAVIDTGLDWYHPDIDHDKIWTNPNEVQGNGIDDDKNGYVDDIVGWNFVRNRNKPWDYDGHGTFVTGVIAAAQNNGIGISGISSSAKIMPLKALDAFGRGYASMAAEAINYAAEHGARIINLSLGGRTLTKVEQLAIDHARSKGAIVVVAAGNSGKSVADFSPAGLRGVVTVTATDRKDRRAGFSNWGPLVDIAAPGVDVLSLRARRTDLLSLIRGVKYKRGEGILGEDRSYYRASGTSFATPIVTGTITELLAGNPELTAEQATRMVLHSARDIETPGVDNYTGYGLLDATAALAADPEYFNESRISGVKVVTRSGKPVLRVLGTSNTDDFKEAVIRLGKGPEPKKWLEVSRKILKPVNDGLLIELPTGVFKGAKQWTIRLITRHKNGAEREARFSLKLG; encoded by the coding sequence ATGTCTTTCGGAAGCATTGAATCGACAGTCTTTACCCGGTTTCGCCGGGTTTCCTGGGCCATACCAGCGGCGATCCTGTGGATATCCGGTTCCGCACCAGTTTCAGCGCAAGGCTTTGCCGTTTCCTACAGTGATCCTAACCTGTGCGTCGCTTCGGTTTTGTATGCCACCGGCAGGCAAATCCTGGAAACCCCTGACCGGGACCTGACCCCGACGCCACCTCCATCGTCCCGTCCGCCGCAAACGCGGCCGGAGGATATCCCCGATTGTGTCCCGGTTCCCGGCCTGACGAGCGTTCCCGGGCAACCTGCTGCTGTCACGACCGAGCCGACACCAAAACCGCCCAAGCAGGCCGGCGAAGATCAAAAACAGCCTCCTGTTGCATCAAAACCGCCTGAAGAGGATCAACCGGGCGAAAAACCGGAACTGGGACTGGTCAAGGCACAGGACACGCTTGTCTCGCTGATCCTTGTCAACGAGGACGATGGTCAGCCTCTGCAGGGCGCCACGGTCCGGTTGCTGGCCCCAGAACCCGATCTGCCAGGCGGTGACACACCTGATGCAGACCTCACCGGTTCGGAAAACTATGCAGCCGGGGTTGAGGGCGATGAGCTGGGGGATGACGGACAGCTCCTGCTGTCGGTGGCACCGCAACCGGAAGATGATCCTGGCAGCATCAAGCTGACAGAGGTGTCAGAGGATAAGACCGCCGCCGACGCCGTGACACCCGGCAAGCCCGAGGTGACCCGGACGGCGCGGGTCGTCAGGCAAAATCCGCAACTGGTCGTTGCGACCGCGGCCAACTGGACACGCTTGCCGGTAAGACTGGTTCCCCAGGGGGCAAAGGTATGCGTCAACCGGAACTTCCGTATCGGAGACAACAATATCCATGTTGTCAGTCTTCCGGGGCAGCACATCGCCGAGTTCGCCCGGAATGCCAGTCGCTGGCAGGAGACTGAGTTTGTCGAAGCAGACCCGTGCCGCAACAAGGAAGACAGCAAGGACCCGCTGTATGAAACATCAGGACTGTGGGGTCAGAAGTTCGACAATCAATGGGCGATCAAGCGGGTTGGTTTTGAAGAAGAGAAACTGCCCCAGTGGCCGAGCAGGCTGCCTGCCTCGACAGACGTTACCGTCGCCGTCATCGACACCGGCCTGGACTGGTATCATCCCGACATAGACCACGACAAGATATGGACTAATCCCAACGAGGTGCAGGGCAATGGTATCGACGACGACAAGAACGGATATGTCGATGACATTGTGGGCTGGAATTTCGTCCGCAACAGAAACAAGCCGTGGGACTATGATGGTCATGGCACGTTCGTAACCGGTGTCATTGCCGCTGCGCAGAACAATGGCATTGGTATTTCAGGCATCAGTTCCTCCGCCAAAATCATGCCCTTGAAGGCGCTTGATGCTTTTGGCCGGGGATATGCCTCCATGGCAGCAGAGGCGATCAACTATGCTGCAGAGCATGGCGCACGGATCATCAATCTGAGCCTGGGTGGCCGGACCCTCACCAAAGTTGAACAGCTGGCTATCGATCATGCGCGCAGCAAGGGGGCTATCGTGGTGGTTGCGGCAGGCAATTCCGGCAAGTCGGTGGCGGACTTTTCGCCCGCCGGGCTGCGCGGTGTTGTGACCGTAACCGCAACGGACCGCAAGGACAGGCGGGCCGGGTTTTCCAATTGGGGACCTTTGGTGGATATTGCGGCTCCGGGCGTGGATGTGTTGAGCCTGCGGGCCCGGCGCACCGATCTTTTGTCACTCATTCGTGGTGTGAAATACAAGCGTGGTGAAGGTATTCTCGGAGAGGACCGGTCTTACTATCGGGCCAGCGGAACCTCATTTGCCACTCCGATCGTGACAGGAACTATAACAGAGCTTCTCGCCGGCAATCCGGAACTCACCGCTGAACAGGCGACCCGCATGGTGTTGCATTCGGCCCGGGATATCGAGACGCCGGGGGTTGATAACTATACCGGCTATGGACTGCTGGACGCCACGGCGGCGTTGGCGGCGGACCCGGAATACTTCAATGAAAGCCGGATCAGCGGCGTCAAGGTTGTTACACGCAGCGGCAAGCCTGTGCTGCGTGTTCTCGGCACGAGTAACACCGACGATTTCAAGGAGGCGGTTATCCGGCTTGGCAAGGGACCGGAACCGAAAAAATGGCTCGAAGTGAGCCGGAAGATACTGAAACCGGTGAACGACGGATTGCTGATCGAATTGCCGACCGGGGTTTTCAAGGGCGCCAAGCAGTGGACGATCAGGCTGATTACCCGGCACAAGAACGGAGCCGAGCGCGAGGCACGTTTCAGCCTGAAACTTGGATAA
- a CDS encoding GNAT family N-acetyltransferase → MKPPTIILRSMLPEDHEAVGRLSVGDQQQQFVDPMPLTLGTSALLRDNMVIEHEAEIVGFFQIDTKAPGYIRQPMLELCQVVIDQRHQGKGFGKGFLLLLPAFLKQQYPAAAGVVLTVNCRNKMAHHVYSAGGFHDTGEIYTGGPSGPQHIMTLSWSREV, encoded by the coding sequence ATGAAACCACCCACCATCATATTGCGCAGCATGCTACCGGAAGACCATGAGGCTGTCGGCAGGCTCAGCGTGGGCGACCAGCAGCAACAGTTCGTGGATCCGATGCCGCTCACACTTGGGACATCGGCCCTACTCCGCGACAATATGGTAATCGAACACGAAGCTGAAATTGTCGGGTTCTTCCAGATCGACACCAAAGCGCCAGGCTATATCCGCCAGCCAATGCTGGAATTGTGTCAGGTGGTCATTGATCAGAGACATCAGGGCAAAGGCTTTGGCAAAGGGTTTCTCCTGCTCTTGCCGGCATTCCTGAAACAGCAATACCCGGCTGCCGCCGGTGTTGTGCTGACCGTCAACTGCCGCAACAAGATGGCCCACCATGTTTACAGTGCCGGCGGGTTTCATGATACCGGCGAAATCTACACTGGCGGCCCCAGCGGCCCGCAACACATCATGACATTGTCCTGGAGCCGCGAGGTCTGA
- a CDS encoding molybdopterin-dependent oxidoreductase, with protein MSELRDHKQGDFSREEVTLANRNSGIALEMLRYDVTPIGMHYLLTHFDYPYLEADTWTLEIGGLVGKPTVLELADLKSLPQITQTVTLECAGNGRANIDRRYQSMPWQHEAVSTANWTGVRLRDVLEKIQIDPSAVEIVFYGADHGEDAQGEHDFGRSLSVAHAMQPEVMLVHEMNDLPLLPQHGAPVRMIVPGWYGVASVKWLTRIEAIDRAFDGPQQVGTYIFRDKPEDPGTFVQEIRVRSLMIPPGFPDFYSRRRFADAGPVEIMGRAWSGNGVGISRVEISVDGSWHEATLTAPDSKFAWARWHWHWDATPGEHVLQCRATDANGQVQPLDARWDNQGFGNNAVQSVTVTVR; from the coding sequence ATGAGTGAGTTGAGAGACCATAAGCAGGGCGATTTTTCCCGCGAAGAAGTAACGCTGGCGAACCGCAATTCGGGCATCGCCCTGGAGATGTTGCGTTATGACGTGACGCCGATCGGTATGCACTACCTGCTGACCCACTTCGACTATCCGTATCTGGAGGCTGATACGTGGACGCTGGAGATCGGCGGCCTGGTGGGCAAGCCCACTGTGCTCGAGCTCGCTGACCTCAAATCGTTGCCTCAGATCACCCAGACGGTAACCCTGGAGTGCGCCGGTAACGGTCGCGCCAATATTGACCGGCGCTATCAGAGCATGCCGTGGCAGCACGAGGCGGTCAGCACGGCAAATTGGACCGGGGTGAGGCTCCGCGATGTTCTTGAAAAAATTCAAATAGACCCGTCAGCAGTTGAAATCGTGTTTTACGGTGCCGATCACGGTGAGGACGCCCAGGGTGAACATGACTTTGGCAGGTCTCTATCGGTCGCCCATGCCATGCAGCCGGAGGTTATGCTGGTCCATGAAATGAATGATCTGCCGTTATTGCCGCAGCATGGAGCGCCGGTGCGCATGATCGTGCCCGGCTGGTACGGCGTGGCCAGTGTGAAATGGCTGACCCGCATAGAAGCGATTGACCGGGCATTCGACGGCCCGCAGCAGGTTGGCACTTACATCTTTCGAGACAAACCGGAAGACCCCGGCACGTTTGTGCAGGAAATACGCGTCAGGTCGCTGATGATTCCGCCGGGGTTTCCTGACTTTTACTCACGCAGGCGTTTTGCCGACGCCGGGCCGGTGGAAATAATGGGCCGGGCCTGGTCCGGCAATGGCGTAGGTATCTCGCGGGTCGAGATCAGTGTCGACGGCAGCTGGCATGAGGCTACGCTGACGGCACCAGACTCGAAATTTGCCTGGGCCCGCTGGCACTGGCACTGGGATGCAACGCCCGGCGAGCATGTTCTGCAATGCCGCGCAACCGATGCCAACGGGCAGGTGCAACCGCTTGATGCGCGCTGGGACAATCAGGGGTTTGGCAACAACGCAGTGCAATCGGTGACGGTTACGGTGCGCTAG